A genomic segment from Gracilinanus agilis isolate LMUSP501 chromosome 1, AgileGrace, whole genome shotgun sequence encodes:
- the LOC123230499 gene encoding zinc finger protein 420-like, with protein MQTDGKSSESRQCGKTFMHRSNLAEHQRIHTGGKPYDCNQCGKTFSRSSSLVEHQRIHTGEKPYECKHCGKSFCQSSSLAKHQRIHTGEKPYECKQCEKTFSHSSSLAKHQRIHSGEKPYECKQCGKAFSQSSHFAIHQRIHSGEKPYKCKQCGKTFTCSSSLADHHRIHTGEKPYECKQCGKTFSRSSRLAEHQRIHTGEKPYECKLCGKTFSQSSSLAQHQRIHTREKPYECKQCGKAFSQKSNFGVHQRIHSGETPYKCKQCGKTFNRSSSLSKHQRIHTGEKPYECKQCGKTFSCSSSLAQHQRIHSGEKPYKCKQCEKTFSRSSSLAQHQRIHTGEKPYKCKECGKTFSQSSSLAKHQRIYTGEKPYECKQCEMTFSCSSSIIKHQRIHTAEKPYECKQCGKAFSFSFSLTEHQRMHNGEKP; from the coding sequence atgcaGACTGATGGAAAATCTAGTGAAAGTagacagtgtggaaagacttttatgcacAGGTCCAatcttgctgaacatcagaggatccacactggTGGGAAACCTTATGATtgcaatcaatgtggaaagacattcagtcgcAGCTCCAGTCTTgttgaacatcagagaatccacactggggagaaaccttatgaatgcaaacattGTGGAAAGTCATTCTGTCAGAGCTCCagtcttgctaaacatcagagaatccacactggggagaaaccttatgagtgtaagCAGTGTGAAAAGACATTCAGTCATAGCTCCagtcttgctaaacatcagagaatccacagtggtgagaaaccttatgaatgcaaacagtgtggaaaggcatttaGTCAGAGCTCCCATTttgctatacatcagagaatccacagtggtgagaaaccttacaaatgcaagcaatgtggaaagacattcacatgCAGCTCCAGTCTTGCTGATCATCatagaatccacactggtgagaaaccatatgaatgcaaacagtgtgggAAAACATTCAGTCGCAGCTCCCgtcttgctgaacatcagaggatccacactggggagaaaccttatgagtgcaagctgtgtggaaagacattcagtcagagctccagtcttgctcaacatcagagaatccacactagggagaaaccttatgaatgcaaacagtgtggaaaggcattcagtcaGAAGTCAAATTTTGgggtacatcagagaatccacagtggagagACACCTTACAAATGCAAGCAGTGCGGAAAGACATTCAATCGTAGCTCTAGTCTttctaaacatcagagaatccatactggggaaaaaccttatgaatgcaaacaatgtgggAAGACATTCAGTTGCAGCTCCAGTCTTgctcaacatcagagaatccactctggggAGAAACCTTACAAATGCAAGCAGTGTGAAAAGACATTCAGTCGCAGCTCCAGTCTTgctcaacatcagagaatccacactggggagaaaccttacaaatgcaaggaatgtggaaagacattcagtcagagctctAGTCTTGCTAAGCATCAGAGGATctacactggggagaaaccttatgaatgcaagcagtgtgaaATGACTTTCAGTTGCAGCTCTAGTATTAttaaacatcaaagaatccacactgcggagaaaccatatgaatgtaagcaatgtggaaaggcatttagTTTCAGCTTCAGTCttactgaacatcagagaatgcaCAATGGTGAGAAACCTTAG